From a single Ciconia boyciana chromosome 6, ASM3463844v1, whole genome shotgun sequence genomic region:
- the LOC140653684 gene encoding uncharacterized protein isoform X1 → MTRSAPHQAANTPRPNAAVEGPRRPRPSAAAGRLHTRDEAPRTPGRSSGASAEEPNVTATRRKRQRAGKAPSSAAQAVPAAPRPATHRSRAAARRAWPRRSRLSSAYARGRHTRQAPAVPGPAAPEERLEPPAQRGAGARPAPPQKSRYRSAGPLEAAGGRAHHYPAHTSTSASPRHRSQAASAQAGKPPLATITDAPRWRTYQLLRALLSLRPPAHHTAPAPPSSSARAFLLGGARSSASHWQSALRAALQVSKCHWQDDITIPRGDHLAMVNNTLPVVSRAAIRWNDPPCIQCRNKECLLLNTTLVLRSLIPDFGDSFGDPDGTLLLNFDGSKGSQDLQPAPGDSRGEPPIPGPKNSEQDPLEQEHTKTEGRNSCRSGGCSNTLGMGYWNSRYILADRT, encoded by the exons ATGACCCGCTCCGCGCCGCACCAGGCCGCCAACACTCCGCGCCCAAATGCTGCCGTGGAAGGGCCGCGGCGTCCCCGCCCCTCCGCAGCTGCCGGCCGGCTCCACACCCGGGATGAAGCGCCACGGACACCAGGAAGAAGCTCCGGGGCATCTGCCGAAGAACCCAACGTCACGGCCACAAGAAGAAAGAGGCAGCGGGCGGGCAAGGCTCCCTCCAGCGCGGCCCAGGCCGTCCCCGCCGCGCCCAGGCCTGCGACACACCGCAGCCGTGCCGCGGCCCGCCGCGCCTGGCCCAGGCGCTCCAGGCTCAGTAGTGCGTATGCGAGGGGGCGCCACACACGACAGGCCCCAGCAGTCCCCGGCCCGGCGGCACCTGAGGAGCGTCTGGAGCCCCCAGcgcagaggggagcaggagccaggcCCGCGCCACCACAGAAGAGCCGCTACCGGAGCGCCGGTCCGCTcgaagcagcaggagggagagctcACCACTATCCCGCCCATACCTCGACAAGCGCGTCCCCCCGCCACAGGTCCCAGGCCGCCTCCGCTCAGGCGGGAAAGCCACCGCTTGCCACCATCACCGACGCTCCAAGATGGCGGACATATCAGCTCCTGCGAGCCCTCCTCTCGCTCCGCCCACCTGCCCATCATACTGCCCCAGCACCGCCCTCCTCCTCCGCTCGCGCCTTTCTATTGGGCGGTGCGCGGAGCTCGGCCTCTCACTGGCAGTCTG CCCTCAGGGCAGCCCTCCAGGTTTCAAAATGTCACTGGCAGGATGACATCACCATCCCCAGAGGAGACCACCTGGCCATGGTCAACAACACTTTGCCTGTGGTCAGCAGAGCCGCCATCAG gtggaacgatcccccgtgcatccagtgccgtaataaagaatgcctgcttcttaatactacattggtgttaaggagtttgattcccgatttcggtgacagttttggcgacccagatgggaccctgcttctgaatttcgacGGATCCAAGGGATCACAGGACCTCCAGCCGGCACCAGgggattctcggggagaacctccgatccccggaccgaagaattctgagcaagatcccttggaacaag aacacaccaagaccgaaggaagaaattcctgcagaagtggaggatgcagtaacacccttggtatgggctacTGGAATTCCAG gtatattctagcagacaggacctga
- the LOC140653684 gene encoding uncharacterized protein isoform X4, with protein sequence MTRSAPHQAANTPRPNAAVEGPRRPRPSAAAGRLHTRDEAPRTPGRSSGASAEEPNVTATRRKRQRAGKAPSSAAQAVPAAPRPATHRSRAAARRAWPRRSRLSSAYARGRHTRQAPAVPGPAAPEERLEPPAQRGAGARPAPPQKSRYRSAGPLEAAGGRAHHYPAHTSTSASPRHRSQAASAQAGKPPLATITDAPRWRTYQLLRALLSLRPPAHHTAPAPPSSSARAFLLGGARSSASHWQSALRAALQVSKCHWQDDITIPRGDHLAMVNNTLPVVSRAAIRRCMEGPQCRWGSHLLEQREIACLQVPAPEPSVFPTSLPNIVTEPGKPVVLLTN encoded by the exons ATGACCCGCTCCGCGCCGCACCAGGCCGCCAACACTCCGCGCCCAAATGCTGCCGTGGAAGGGCCGCGGCGTCCCCGCCCCTCCGCAGCTGCCGGCCGGCTCCACACCCGGGATGAAGCGCCACGGACACCAGGAAGAAGCTCCGGGGCATCTGCCGAAGAACCCAACGTCACGGCCACAAGAAGAAAGAGGCAGCGGGCGGGCAAGGCTCCCTCCAGCGCGGCCCAGGCCGTCCCCGCCGCGCCCAGGCCTGCGACACACCGCAGCCGTGCCGCGGCCCGCCGCGCCTGGCCCAGGCGCTCCAGGCTCAGTAGTGCGTATGCGAGGGGGCGCCACACACGACAGGCCCCAGCAGTCCCCGGCCCGGCGGCACCTGAGGAGCGTCTGGAGCCCCCAGcgcagaggggagcaggagccaggcCCGCGCCACCACAGAAGAGCCGCTACCGGAGCGCCGGTCCGCTcgaagcagcaggagggagagctcACCACTATCCCGCCCATACCTCGACAAGCGCGTCCCCCCGCCACAGGTCCCAGGCCGCCTCCGCTCAGGCGGGAAAGCCACCGCTTGCCACCATCACCGACGCTCCAAGATGGCGGACATATCAGCTCCTGCGAGCCCTCCTCTCGCTCCGCCCACCTGCCCATCATACTGCCCCAGCACCGCCCTCCTCCTCCGCTCGCGCCTTTCTATTGGGCGGTGCGCGGAGCTCGGCCTCTCACTGGCAGTCTG CCCTCAGGGCAGCCCTCCAGGTTTCAAAATGTCACTGGCAGGATGACATCACCATCCCCAGAGGAGACCACCTGGCCATGGTCAACAACACTTTGCCTGTGGTCAGCAGAGCCGCCATCAG AAGGTGCATGGAGGGGCCACAGTGCAGATGGGGGAGTCACCTGCTAGAGCAAAGGGAGATAGCCTGTCTACAAGTTCCAGCTCCTGAACCTTCCGTCTTCCCGACGTCTCTTCCCAATATAGTAACAGAGCCAGGAAAGCCTGTTGTTCTCCTTACCAATTGA
- the LOC140653684 gene encoding uncharacterized protein isoform X2: MTRSAPHQAANTPRPNAAVEGPRRPRPSAAAGRLHTRDEAPRTPGRSSGASAEEPNVTATRRKRQRAGKAPSSAAQAVPAAPRPATHRSRAAARRAWPRRSRLSSAYARGRHTRQAPAVPGPAAPEERLEPPAQRGAGARPAPPQKSRYRSAGPLEAAGGRAHHYPAHTSTSASPRHRSQAASAQAGKPPLATITDAPRWRTYQLLRALLSLRPPAHHTAPAPPSSSARAFLLGGARSSASHWQSALRAALQVSKCHWQDDITIPRGDHLAMVNNTLPVVSRAAIRWNDPPCIQCRNKECLLLNTTLVLRSLIPDFGDSFGDPDGTLLLNFDGSKGSQDLQPAPGDSRGEPPIPGPKNSEQDPLEQGIF; encoded by the exons ATGACCCGCTCCGCGCCGCACCAGGCCGCCAACACTCCGCGCCCAAATGCTGCCGTGGAAGGGCCGCGGCGTCCCCGCCCCTCCGCAGCTGCCGGCCGGCTCCACACCCGGGATGAAGCGCCACGGACACCAGGAAGAAGCTCCGGGGCATCTGCCGAAGAACCCAACGTCACGGCCACAAGAAGAAAGAGGCAGCGGGCGGGCAAGGCTCCCTCCAGCGCGGCCCAGGCCGTCCCCGCCGCGCCCAGGCCTGCGACACACCGCAGCCGTGCCGCGGCCCGCCGCGCCTGGCCCAGGCGCTCCAGGCTCAGTAGTGCGTATGCGAGGGGGCGCCACACACGACAGGCCCCAGCAGTCCCCGGCCCGGCGGCACCTGAGGAGCGTCTGGAGCCCCCAGcgcagaggggagcaggagccaggcCCGCGCCACCACAGAAGAGCCGCTACCGGAGCGCCGGTCCGCTcgaagcagcaggagggagagctcACCACTATCCCGCCCATACCTCGACAAGCGCGTCCCCCCGCCACAGGTCCCAGGCCGCCTCCGCTCAGGCGGGAAAGCCACCGCTTGCCACCATCACCGACGCTCCAAGATGGCGGACATATCAGCTCCTGCGAGCCCTCCTCTCGCTCCGCCCACCTGCCCATCATACTGCCCCAGCACCGCCCTCCTCCTCCGCTCGCGCCTTTCTATTGGGCGGTGCGCGGAGCTCGGCCTCTCACTGGCAGTCTG CCCTCAGGGCAGCCCTCCAGGTTTCAAAATGTCACTGGCAGGATGACATCACCATCCCCAGAGGAGACCACCTGGCCATGGTCAACAACACTTTGCCTGTGGTCAGCAGAGCCGCCATCAG gtggaacgatcccccgtgcatccagtgccgtaataaagaatgcctgcttcttaatactacattggtgttaaggagtttgattcccgatttcggtgacagttttggcgacccagatgggaccctgcttctgaatttcgacGGATCCAAGGGATCACAGGACCTCCAGCCGGCACCAGgggattctcggggagaacctccgatccccggaccgaagaattctgagcaagatcccttggaacaag gtatattctag
- the LOC140653684 gene encoding uncharacterized protein isoform X3, translating into MTRSAPHQAANTPRPNAAVEGPRRPRPSAAAGRLHTRDEAPRTPGRSSGASAEEPNVTATRRKRQRAGKAPSSAAQAVPAAPRPATHRSRAAARRAWPRRSRLSSAYARGRHTRQAPAVPGPAAPEERLEPPAQRGAGARPAPPQKSRYRSAGPLEAAGGRAHHYPAHTSTSASPRHRSQAASAQAGKPPLATITDAPRWRTYQLLRALLSLRPPAHHTAPAPPSSSARAFLLGGARSSASHWQSALRAALQVSKCHWQDDITIPRGDHLAMVNNTLPVVSRAAISFGDPDGTLLLNFDGSKGSQDLQPAPGDSRGEPPIPGPKNSEQDPLEQEHTKTEGRNSCRSGGCSNTLGMGYWNSRYILADRT; encoded by the exons ATGACCCGCTCCGCGCCGCACCAGGCCGCCAACACTCCGCGCCCAAATGCTGCCGTGGAAGGGCCGCGGCGTCCCCGCCCCTCCGCAGCTGCCGGCCGGCTCCACACCCGGGATGAAGCGCCACGGACACCAGGAAGAAGCTCCGGGGCATCTGCCGAAGAACCCAACGTCACGGCCACAAGAAGAAAGAGGCAGCGGGCGGGCAAGGCTCCCTCCAGCGCGGCCCAGGCCGTCCCCGCCGCGCCCAGGCCTGCGACACACCGCAGCCGTGCCGCGGCCCGCCGCGCCTGGCCCAGGCGCTCCAGGCTCAGTAGTGCGTATGCGAGGGGGCGCCACACACGACAGGCCCCAGCAGTCCCCGGCCCGGCGGCACCTGAGGAGCGTCTGGAGCCCCCAGcgcagaggggagcaggagccaggcCCGCGCCACCACAGAAGAGCCGCTACCGGAGCGCCGGTCCGCTcgaagcagcaggagggagagctcACCACTATCCCGCCCATACCTCGACAAGCGCGTCCCCCCGCCACAGGTCCCAGGCCGCCTCCGCTCAGGCGGGAAAGCCACCGCTTGCCACCATCACCGACGCTCCAAGATGGCGGACATATCAGCTCCTGCGAGCCCTCCTCTCGCTCCGCCCACCTGCCCATCATACTGCCCCAGCACCGCCCTCCTCCTCCGCTCGCGCCTTTCTATTGGGCGGTGCGCGGAGCTCGGCCTCTCACTGGCAGTCTG CCCTCAGGGCAGCCCTCCAGGTTTCAAAATGTCACTGGCAGGATGACATCACCATCCCCAGAGGAGACCACCTGGCCATGGTCAACAACACTTTGCCTGTGGTCAGCAGAGCCGCCATCAG ttttggcgacccagatgggaccctgcttctgaatttcgacGGATCCAAGGGATCACAGGACCTCCAGCCGGCACCAGgggattctcggggagaacctccgatccccggaccgaagaattctgagcaagatcccttggaacaag aacacaccaagaccgaaggaagaaattcctgcagaagtggaggatgcagtaacacccttggtatgggctacTGGAATTCCAG gtatattctagcagacaggacctga